The nucleotide window AACAACGTTTGAGAAAGTGCTCCGTAAGCTCTGAAGTACTAGAATTATAAGGTGGTGGTACTAATGTGATTGAGCCTTTTATTTCCCAGTCCTGTTCTCTGTGAGAGTGCCTTTCTTCCCAGGGACTCAGCATCTGACTGCCCTCAGCGCCCCTTCATAACTTCCATCCCGTCCCTTCTGGCCATTAGCTGGTGTTGGCCAGTGCCTAGCGTCGGGGACTGAGTGATGCGTCATAGCTGGGCTGCACAGGAGAAGCTGTCTTCATCTTTCCTGCCTAATGGCTACAGACGGGTTGGCCAATTTAACAGCAACAGCATTTTAAAGTCCTTTCACGTTCCAGGGTAGTCCAAGCAATCCCCTTTGTTAATACTTTGGAGGGTATCCTTGCACACCTTTTCCTATGTATtcatatgcatgcatgtgtactTTGGAATGCTCATGTGTGTCTTTGTATAcacatagcttttaaaaaataatatatggtaCATATTTTGCAATTTACTTTTCCCATCCAACTATGTAACATATCCgtttttccattttctacataaatttacctaattttcttttttagcgGCTGCATTGCGGTTTATTTCTCTCCTGATGGGCTTTTGGTTGTTTCTGAATTTTCACTATTGTAAACAGTGCTGCAgagattttctttgtatatacatatatatatctatctatcttttttttttttttttttaaagatttttatttatttattctacagagatagagacagccagagagagggaacacaagcagggggagtgggagaagaagaagcaggctcatagcagaggagcctgatgttgggctcgatcccataacgccgggatcacgccctgagccggaggcagacgcttaaccgctgtgccacccaggcgcccctctctttacATGCATATGATCACTTTTTTCTGTAGGATGGGTTCCTAGAGGTGAAATTGCTAGGTCAAAGGGTATACATTTAATGTATATGAACATTTCCACTACTTATTTAAGTGTTCGCTGTCACTGGACATTTAGTCTTTTTTTAGGgttttatgtttgctttattttgctattttaggAAGGGTTGTATTAGTCTTGTATTCATCGTTAATGATTATATATGCATTATTACTGTGACCTTGGAATTCACCATCACGAAGTAACTTGGTTAACTTCAACTTTTACTTCTAGGATTACCATGTTGTCCTGCTTCATGTTTCAAGTGGAGGACAGAGCTTCATTTATGATCTTGACACTGTCCTGCCATTTCCCTGTCCGTTTGACACTTATGTGGAAGATGCCTTTAAGTCCGACGAGGACATCCATCCACAGTTTAGAAGGTGAGGAGATTCAGGATGGATTTACCTACTTTCGGAAGTTAGACCTTGACAGTTGTACAGAGAATTTgtgtgagtgtttgtgtgtgtgtgaggttttctggttggtttttttgcatttgttttgcaAAGATCACTTGATTTAGCATCACCATTGAgttgatatttgaaaatgatgtgCTATGCAGAAGATTCAAAATGTTTTGAAGTTTTAAAGGATTGTCCAACATATAAAAGGttggcattcttttaaaaatgtgtgtgatGAGATCCCAGACGTTTTCTGAAAGCCATTTTGGGGATTTCTCTCATACGTATGTatttgggtgggtggggtggggtgtagccttaatgatgagaaaattgagaggTCTGTGATGGCAGCCCCTGAACATTATGCCTTTTACCCCTGATATACAGTTGAGTAAATGCACCTGGATATATTTCTGTGCTTGTGTAGTTTTGAATTTCAGCTGATCCTTTCTCACAGCTTCTTCAACAGGTGATAAAGCTCCATAGATACTTGTGTATTACTAGTAGTACAGAAATTCCCAGGTACTTTTGTGTATGTCATAGAAAATGAGTCTGTATAAAAATCAAGTGGGAGTTTCACTGTGAAACCTTCCTAATGTAAACGAATGTTGCTTTATCTGCAGGAAATTTAGAGTGATCCGTGCAGATTCGTATTTGAAGAACTTTGCTTCTGACCGATCTCACATGAAAGATTCCAGTGGGAACTGGAGAGAACCTCCTCCATCATATCCCTGCATTGAAACTGGAGGTGAGCCAAAGATGTCTTCTCAGAGAGGTTTCTGGTTACTGTGCAGCTCAGCATTGCCCCTTAACCAGGGACAAAAAATTGTGTGTTATTCTTTGTATGAA belongs to Ailuropoda melanoleuca isolate Jingjing chromosome 9, ASM200744v2, whole genome shotgun sequence and includes:
- the NTAQ1 gene encoding protein N-terminal glutamine amidohydrolase isoform X6, encoding MEGDIPAAAAARYQPASPPRDACIYNSCYCEENIWKLCEYIKNHDQYPLEECYAVFISNERKMIPIWKQQARPGDGPVIWDYHVVLLHVSSGGQSFIYDLDTVLPFPCPFDTYVEDAFKSDEDIHPQFRRKFRVIRADSYLKNFASDRSHMKDSSGNWREPPPSYPCIETGVEEKEKE